In bacterium, the sequence CTAAGACAAGGGCTTTAAGCCCCTTGCCCCGGAACGTCCCGCCCGCGCCCCTCGCCCCGGAGCGCCCGCGCCGCTTGACTCTAAGCCCCGCCAGGCGCTAAACTCGCAACGTCAACATTCCAAGGCTGGGGTGGCGATGGACCTGGTTCTCGTTACGGGCAACGTGGTTTCCACGGTCAAGGACGCGGGGCTGACGGGGTTCAAGCTCCTGTTGTGCCGGCCTGCCGGCGCCGACGGGAAGCCGACGGGGGACGAGCTGATCTGCGTGGACGCCGTGGGCGCCGGGCCGGGGGAGCTGTGCTTCATCGCCCGGGGATCCTCGGCGCGCCAGACCGAGCCCACCCGCAACCGACCCGTGGACGCCGTCGTCTGCGGCATCGTGGACTCCATCGAGAGCGACGGCCGCGTCGTCTTCCGCAAGCACGGCAAGCCGGACAACAAGCCTGAGGCTTGACGCGGTCGCGCCGGACGCCTCGGCGGACGTTGGTCCGAGCATTTCTAAGATGGTTGGCTTGAGCGTGGTTCGGTGGGTTCCCTAGAAAGCGACGGCGTGCGGCGCGGGGTGGATATGCAACGAGGTAAAGTCACGGGCAGCGTTTGGGCCACCCGCCGGGTGGATGTCCTGGAGGGCGTCCGGCTGGCGCTGGTGCGTCGCCGGGGTCCCGACGGCCGCCTCTCGGACCGCGAGGAGGTGGCCGTGGAGGTGGTGGAGGCCGGCGTGGGCGACGAGGTCCTCCTGGCCGACGGGCGCGAGGCGTCGCTGGCCATGCCCGAGGGGAAAAGTTTCGCCCCGGTGGACCTGGCCGTGGTCGGCGTCCTCGACCGCCAAGATTGGGAAGAAATTTAACCTGCATCCGGCCTGTGACTCGCAGACCTTCGCGGATTACCCCTCACCCCAACCCTCCCCCCAGAGGGGGGAGGGGGGTAGATGAAATGATTCTGGCCCGCGTCGTCGGCAACGTCTTCTGCACCGTCAAGCACCCGGCCCTGACGGGCTACCGCCTGCTGCGCGTGCGGCCCGAGGGCGGGGGGCCGGAGCTGGTGGCGGTGGACACCGTCAGCGCCGGACCCGGCGACCTGGTCATCGTCGGGAACGAGGGCAACGCCGCGCGGCAGATTACGGGCCGCGCCGACATCCCCGCCCGCCATGTCATCGTCGGAGTGGTGGATTCCCTCTACCGGGAAGCCTAGCGTGAGCTCGCTGGTAAAAATCAGTCCCGCACGGGTCAAGAGCCTCCTGGAGCAGTTCCTCCGGGTGGCCGACGTGCACCGCGCGGGCCTCCACGCCAGCCGCGAAAACCACCTGCGCCTCGTCCGCTCCCTGGTGAAGAAGGACCGCCTGGCCCGCCTTGACCAAACGGGGCTCCAGGCCCTCATCGGCACCCTGTGGTCCTTCCGCTTCTGGCGCAACGCGGACTACGTCCTGGAGAACGCCCTGGACGTCGGGCTGCCCAAGGTAAAGGAACACCTCCATGACCTCTTGTACGGGACCGACGACATCGTGCGGCGCTACGACCGCCTCTTCGAATCCCCCCTCCAGTTCGACACGGCGGCCATCTCCGAGC encodes:
- a CDS encoding EutN/CcmL family microcompartment protein; translation: MDLVLVTGNVVSTVKDAGLTGFKLLLCRPAGADGKPTGDELICVDAVGAGPGELCFIARGSSARQTEPTRNRPVDAVVCGIVDSIESDGRVVFRKHGKPDNKPEA
- a CDS encoding EutN/CcmL family microcompartment protein; translation: MILARVVGNVFCTVKHPALTGYRLLRVRPEGGGPELVAVDTVSAGPGDLVIVGNEGNAARQITGRADIPARHVIVGVVDSLYREA
- a CDS encoding ethanolamine utilization protein EutN — its product is MQRGKVTGSVWATRRVDVLEGVRLALVRRRGPDGRLSDREEVAVEVVEAGVGDEVLLADGREASLAMPEGKSFAPVDLAVVGVLDRQDWEEI